The sequence CAGCCCACAGGGAAGGGCTTTTCTGCACTGCATGGGGCTAGAGGAAGGCTAGAGCAGAGCAGAGGGGCTGTTCCATCTCCCAACAGGCCACAACAGGTGAGTGAATGGCTGTCTACTTGAGAGTGGGCATCCCTGAGTCCTGAGGCAGTGACAGTAACCATGCATCCCAGACCAGTTTCACTGGATTCATCCAGTGGCTGAATCTCCACAGTCTGCTCAACTACTGCTTGATGCTTGATTGACGCTGATGCTGTATTGAGAAGAAAAGGTGGCCCTTGTCCTTTCCTTTGTATCCAAAACCCTCCCTTCAACCTCCctgctttatttaaaatgaagCACAGAAGTCACATCTTCCAGAAATCCTTCTGGGATCCCCTTCTCTGGGTAGTCCCAATCCCCTCCCTCGCACCCTGTGCTTCTCTTTGCCACACTGTGTTGAGTGTTGGTGTGCCTGCCTCCACTGCAAAGACTTTGCGTTCCTGGACATCAGGGCCTGTGACATGCTCTGCTGTCCTGTGCCTGCCGTGGTGACCAGCCTGTGAGGGAAGCAGTATGTTCAGTGCAGTGGTTAACTCAAATCCTCCCTCTgcacttccccaaggtcacatagcaagaAATCTTGCCatggttttcttatctgtaaaatgagactggAAAGggtgttgtgaagattaagtcAGCTAATGTAACGTTTGAATAGCATCTGGCATGACAGTAAGCACTTGATGAGTACTATATTTGCTAGTATTATTAGGTGATCAATAAATGTTTCATGCGTTAAAggatgaggaaaggaaggaaagagcgAAGATAATTAGTACAAGCCAGCACATGCCAGATTTGTGGTGACCCAAAATAAAGGTTCGATGTGATCTGTGAGTTCCACAATAGTGAGTGGGGTAAGGATTATTCTTAAGGGGCAAAGTTCTATGAGGTGTGCCAGGGAGCAGGTCTTAGGCAGTAATGAGAGAGGCAGATCCCATCTGAAGGTCTCCTTTCCTATTGTGAGTCTTTCCTTTCTCAAGAGTCCTTGAGATTTTTAAAGGCACAACCTGACATTTCCCTACAACATTGGTGCTTTCTCCCATTAGTGGTCCTTCCAAGGCCACTCCCTGCTGACTACCCCCTCTTTCCTATCATTCCAAACAGCAGACTCAGATACCAGTCCTGACTGCCTTCAGATGAATAGACAAGGTGGGGGAATGAGTCATCCAGGCTCCAGACACCTATTCCCAGACATGGGCATCCCTTCAACTACAATCCTAACAGACCTCAGCTATCTTGTTTCTGCACAGACTACCAGCAGAGAAGCTGGCAGAAAGCAGGAGTGTGGGCTTCAACATCAGAAGGCCCAGGGCTCAAGTCTCATCTCTTAcaagtctcttcctctctctgaacctcagtcaCTGCATAACATGGGGTTACTTATCCCTCCCTCACTGTGCTGTGCTGTAAGATGACTAGTACAGTGCTGGACACACAGCAGACCAGCGGTAAAGACCCTTGAAAATGGTGGGAGGGGATGGGTGAGGACCCCATCAATAAGCAAGGCGGCTCCTGGGATCAACATAAGCCAGTTCTGAACCCAAGACTATAAAAAGGAGAACAAGagtaccttgacctcccagcaaCCAGATAATGCTGATGGAGGCCTGGGGCTGGCCTTCCGGAGTCTGCTGTGGCAGTACTAATTGCAATGTCCTGGGTCAGGAGCTTCTCACCCTTGTGGGAGGGAGGTCTTggccctcccccttcccccactgCTGTTTCCTCTGGCCTGGGCTGGAGGGGCACTGACTTACTGACTAGGTGTCAGCCGTAAAGTTCAAAGAATGCTCAGCAGGCACTGGATGACAGGGTGGGGAAGGGGATGGCCAGCAGCCAAATCCCAGCTCCGGGGCAAGGATGGGCAGATCAGAGGGCTTCCAGCAGAGATCAAGGTGCCCCCAGCTTCCTGGAGTGGCTTCACACTAGGTCATATTGAAAGTTTATACTTCAAAGGGGttacttgtgtttcttttttcttccctcttttctttccttttaccctCCACCAGCCCATAGCCAGCCAGAGAACAGCATCAACAGACCTGCTTTGAACTCCAGCCCCTCCCTAGCTGTGCTACTCTGGACATGTTACTTCATCTCTTTGAgactgtttcttcatctataaaatgggcatattCATATCTCCCTCAAAGGCTGTGTGAGGCTTAGGTGAAGTCATGTGCATAAAGCACCGGGCAGAGTGCCTGAACGCAGTGGAGACACAGCACATGGCAGCCTTCATAACCATCACCTTCCAGTGCAGATAGAGCAGGATGCTTCATGAGTTGGTGCTGCCCACCATGGGGGCTGAGAGGGGGAAGTGTTTTCAGTCCCTCAGGCCCTTGCCCCCTCTCGGATGAGCTAGCCCAGCCCTTGGTCAGGCCCCCTGGGCAGGAGACACTGGGTGCACGCGAATCCTCACCATGCACTTGCGGTCATCTATGCCTGTCAGATCCTCCTCAAACTCCTTCCCAACCTGGAAGTCCATGATGTAGTTCCTAAAAGTGCTCAGCGTGCGGATGATCATATGGTCACCGTCCTGCACGATCTCTTTGTCTGGCTTCAGCAAGTTGGCGATTTTGCGCAAGGCCACATTGACGTCTGCGGGTGGGGAGCGGGGAGAGCGAGCGGCAGAGAGTTGGCAGGAAAACTCAAGAGAACCGTTCCCAAGGTAGCGGGACCCCAGGAGCCCCCTCCGCCCGCAAACACCGTTAGGGTTCCCGCTGGCTTTGCGCTGTCTCTGCGCACGGCCTGCCTGTGCCTCCCCGCGCCGCCCCCAACAAAGTTTTCTGCTCTTATGTCAGccgtttaaaaacaaaaactagcaaaCCAAGCCACAGATTTACTAATGAAATTACCCACGTCCAGGGCCAAAAAGCAGACATTTGCCACCGGTTAACCTAACAACCCCAAATTCTCCAATCCGCAGCCTAGGGGCCGCCATGGGAGCAGTGGCCGAAGACGCCCTTTCTAGCGTCCGGGGGTACCGGACCGCGGCTCGCCGGGGCGGAGGCAGGCAGGCGGCGGCTCGGTAGGGCTCTAGGGAGCGGCCCGGAGCTGCTCGGCCGGGCACCCAGGGCGCAGCGGGCAGCGCTTACCCAGCGCGCGCAGGTACTCCTCGAAATTCTCGTTGGCCAACATCTTCCAGTACCCAGTGAAGTCGACGGGCATTTCGCGGAGTGACTGGAGCCAGTTGGCCACGAGCGGGCGGGACGGCTGGAGACTCTGCCGGGACAGCGGCTGCCGGTGCTACGCGGGTGGTGGGCGGCCCGGAAATGAGCGCCCTTCGGGGACAGGGGGCTCTGCGGGGCGGCGACAGCTGGATTCCGAGCACGCACAAAGCCTGCGGGAGGATCCATTGTAGCGGTCGCCCCTCCCCGCTTAGCGAGGGCGGGCGCAGGGGCGGGGGATGTCGAAGGGTCAGGTTTGTCCAGGCCGCGCCACTTTCGTTTCTGACGTTCAGTTCGTTTCCCCTGCAAAGAAAGGAGAGGATGGGAGACTGGACGTTTGCTTTGCTGGCCGAACTCTTCAGCTCCTGGGGATTTCCTTCAAACGCCATGAACTTCTCACACTCAGCAGCCACTCGAGGGTTGGGAAACAGTCTCCTGGGGTTTGTACTGGCGTGATTAGGGAAAGAGGCCACTTACAGGCCTTTGTCTAAAGCCTCGCGCCGGTGGTGGCTGGGGTCAGGAAAGCTGCGCGGTTCAACTATGGGCGAGAAAAGTGGGGCACTTTCTACgtcttttccaaaaataaaagaaaggatgctgggcgcgatggctcacgcctgtaatcccagcactttgggaggccgaggcgggcggatcacttgaggtcaggaattcgacaccagcctgggcaacacggtaaaacctcgtctctactaaaaatacaaaaaattagccgggcgtggtggcgggcgcctgtagtcccagctactcgggaggctgaggcaggagaatagcttgaacccgggaggcggaggttgtagtgagccgtgatcgtgccactgtactccagcctgggcgacagagtgagactctggctcaatacatacatacatacatacatacatacatacatacatgcatgcatacatatatacatacataaaatggtTGATGTTATTTGAAGTGCATGTGGCTAAAAAGGCCttctgggtgattctgatgcacaatCAACCTTGAGATCCACTGCTGCTTTATGCAAATGTAAGCAATATACTGTTGATTAATGTTTCCTCCCGTTTCACCTAATGGCAGCACTGTACTCCACAGTGTTCTGGACTTTGCTTTATTCACTTAATATATTCTGGAGACCTTTCCATAATTGTACATACAAAGTATCCCCATTATTTTGTGGAGTATTCCATTGCTTATCCAGCTTGTCCCCTGATGGACAAACTATATTGTTTCTGATCTTTCACTATTAAAAGCAGTACTGCAATGAAAATCTTTGATCACATCTCCTTTGTCACCTGCGTGGGTATGTCATAGTGGTTTAACATGGCTGTATTTGCCACCAAGGAGATGACATAATCACATGGGCTGACTTTTTGACCCTCTTTTTCACTACCTTTTAGATTGCTTTTTGCACAAATCACAGCCTAAGTGACAGCAGATAACATTTTCTTCGCCTCTAGCAACACCTTCCCCAGGCTGCCTCCCTGGGGCTCACATGTATTCTCACAGTGCAGGCTGCATTAGGAGACGTCTCTTCCTCGGGGTAGAGGCAGCTTCCTCCCAGGCAGCGACCTGGATTTCAGCTTTTCTCACCCTGTTTCCCTAGACTAGGGTttgtttcttaacctctctgctACTGGCATTCTGGGCCACATAAGTCTTTGTTGTGGGGGGCTGTCCTATGTATTGTAGGATGTTTActggcatccctggcctctacccactagatccCAGTGGTACCCAGACACAAAGATGTTCCTAGACATTGTCAAAGGCCCTGGGATGTGGGTGCTGGGTAAACCAGCCCTGGTtgagagccactgctccaggccccTGTTTCTCGCTGCTGCTTTGTCTGGCTCTGGGATGGTCAGGTGATCAGTTGTTCACACAAGCACTGGCTCTGTGTCCCTCCCTAGCCAGCCCAGGGCTCATCTTGGCTGGGCACTCAGGGCAACCTGTCCCAGTCCTTCTAATCTGAAGGTGCAATAAGACACCTCTGCAAGGATGGATGGGGTCTGACCTGGGTTCTGCAAGGCATCTCACCAGGGCCAGCCATGCTTTGGGCTTCCTTGTCCTGACTTACCAGAATGGAGCATTGGTCAAAGGCTTAAGCAATGAACTGGCCATTCCTTGGTCACTTCCAACTAGTCTGAAGTCTTCTCCCTGCTCTCTGACGCTCTCTGATGCCATCCAGCCCAGATAACTGGATTTCTCATCCTCCCCAAACTTCTCCCTTTATGCTGAATCTCCTGAGATGGTTTATGCCaaatgcccagcacagtgcctggcacacagcagaggCCAGTCTGTTCTGGCTCCCTGCCATGCTTGGAATGGCCCCTTCATGTTCGAGGCAGAGGCCTGCCCACCTCTCCAGTCCTTCTTGTCCATCCCAAAGAACCACAAGCCTGCCACTCCTCCCTCCTCTGACCACTCTGGATAACTCCTGCTCACCTGACCTCACTTTTCTGACCTGGTCAGCTGAGCATCTAGCACTTAATTCAGCTGGTTTCACTCAGTTTCTGTCTGCCTCTTTGTCTAGTCTTCCAACAGGGTCAGTACGCTCCTGCCCTTCTGGGTCTGCTCCCAGGAGCGCTCTCCCAGGCACAGCCCCTGGTGGCTGTGCTATTTCTTGCAGCAAGGGGTAGGCTGCATGTGCAGGCTTTAGAGGCAGAATGCCTGTTCCGCTGCTGGCTGGGTCACTGTCTACCAGAGTGATTTGGGGTAAGATACTTggtctctttgtgcctcagttaccacatctgtgaaatggggacactCTGACTACCTCTCAGGGTGCTGAGAAGCAAAGGATGAGGAATCTACAGGGCGTGGCCCTGAGTACTGTTCCGGATCCACTGCTGTTTGAGCCAGAGGAGCCCTAGAAGGGAGGGAAAggcaagggagagagaagggggctGGTTTGTGCTCCTCCTCTGGGGCTTTAAGATCAGTCTAATGAACTGAAATGGGAAATGCTCTTCAGAAGCATCAGGTAC is a genomic window of Macaca mulatta isolate MMU2019108-1 chromosome 2, T2T-MMU8v2.0, whole genome shotgun sequence containing:
- the RBP1 gene encoding LOW QUALITY PROTEIN: retinol-binding protein 1 (The sequence of the model RefSeq protein was modified relative to this genomic sequence to represent the inferred CDS: deleted 2 bases in 1 codon) — encoded protein: MDPPAGFVRARNPAVAAPQSPLSPKGAHFRAAHHPRSTGSRCPGSLQPSRPLVANWLQSLREMPVDFTGYWKMLANENFEEYLRALDVNVALRKIANLLKPDKEIVQDGDHMIIRTLSTFRNYIMDFQVGKEFEEDLTGIDDRKCMTTVSWDGDKLQCVQKGEKEGRGWTQWIEGDELHLEMRVEGVVCKQVFKKVQ